From Micromonospora echinaurantiaca:
GTCCGGCGTGGACACGCCACATCGGGCGAATCACCCGATCGGCTGAGCAAACCGAACCATTGGGAGGTTCTGCGCCGCGATTTCACATTTCCCGGCCGACCCGCCCACGCTCCGGCGTCAGGGCGGGTCGACGGCGTCGGCGGAACGTCCCCGCAGCACCGGCCGGGTACGATCACCGGCATGCAGACGGAGCCTCCGGCATCGCTTGCGCCGGCGGCGTGGAAGCGCTCCCGCTCGCGCTCGGCTCTGCCGAGGCGCACCGCGACCTGCTCCGATCGGCTCACCCGTGGCCGCTGACCCGCCGGCACCCAGCCGTCGCGTCCGGCGGCACCGCCTGTCCGGCCTGACCGTCCGATGACCGAGCCGAACCGATTCGGCCTGCTGCTGCGGCGGCACCGCGGCGAGGTTGGATTGACGATCGAGGAGTTGTCCGCGGCCTCGCGGGTGAGCGTCCGGGCGATCAGCGACATGGAACGCGGGCGGAGCCGGGTACCGCAGCGGCGCACCGTCGAGGCGTTGGTACAGGCGCTGGGCCTGCCGGACGGTGCGGCCACCGCACTGCGGGAGAGCGCGCGCGCCGGCCGCCAGGCCACGTGGCCGGCGCCGGCGTTGGCGCCGCCGCGGATCGTCGCCGACTTCACCGGCCGGGATCGCGAGCTGCGCTGGTTGGGCGACCTCGTCACGCTCAGCGCCGAACCGCCCGACCAGCAGCGCCCTCCGGTGGTCGCAGTGGTGTCCGGGCCGGCCGGCCTGGGCAAGACCGCGCTCATGCTGCAGGCCGCGGCCCGGTACGCCAGGTCCTTTCCGGACGGCGTGCACTTTCTCGACCTGCGCGGCCTGGATGATGATCCGCCACGTCCAGGCGACCTGCTGCTGCGCCTGCTGACCGCGCTCGGCGTGGAGGAGACCCGGGTGCCCGGCGACGAGGACGCCCGAAGTGCCCAGTACCGGGCCGTGCTGCGCGAGCGGCGCTGCCTGCTGCTGCTCGACAACGCCGCCGACGAGACGCAGGTGCGCCCGCTCCTGCCGGGCACCGGGAGCACGATGACGATCGTCACCAGCCGGCGCGGCCTGGCCGGCCTGGAAGCGGTCGACCGGCTCGCCCTCGCGGCGCTGCCCAGAGGCGAGGCCGTCGCGCTGCTGCAACGGATCATCGGACCGGAACGATCCGCCGCCGAGCCGGACACCACGCTGTCCGGCCTCGCCCACGCCTGCGGAAACCTGCCGCTGGCGCTGCGGATCGCCGGCAACCGACTGCTCAGCCGCCCGGACTGGAGTATCGAGTACCTGGTGCGCCGGCTGGCCGGCCAGGACGACCGGCTCGATCTGCTGGTTGCCGGAGACCTTCAGATCGCGGCGCCGTTCATGCTCTCCTACCGGCAACTGTCCGCCGCCGCCGCCCGTACGTTCCGCCGGCTGTCGCTGCTGCCCGGCCCGGACGCCGGGCTGGACCTGGCCGCCCAGGCGGCCGGCCTGAGTGTCCGGGAAACCGAGGTGGCCCTGGAGGAGTTGGCCGAGCTCGGCCTGCTTCAGCCGGCCACTGACGGTCGTTACCGCTTCCACGACCTCATCAGGTTGTTCGCCCGGGCCCGGTTGGCCGCGGAGGAGACCACGGCGGAGCGGCGGCACGCCGCGGACCGGGTGGTCACCTGGTTGCTCGCCACCGCGGTCGCCGCCGGACGGTGGTTCGAGCCGGAGCACGCGGCCGAGAGGCGGAGCGGACCAGCCTCGGCCGAGGAGGCCAGCCGCTGGATCGAGCAGGAGAGCCTGAACTGGCTCGGCGCGCTGCGGGCCGCCTCCGCCGCGGGCCGGCACGCCGAGGTGATGGCGGTCGCGGACGCCATGCACTGGTTCTCCGACCGGTGGACGCACTGGGAGCACTGGCTGGAGGTGTTCCAGCTGTCGGCGGCCTCGGCTGAGGTGCTCGGCGACCCCCGCGACCAGGCGGTCCACCTGAACTACGTCTCCTGGGCGTACACCACCTGCGCCCTGCGTCCCGACCTGGCCGAGGCGCCGGCGCGGGAAGCGCTGCGGCTCGCCGGCCTGGCGGGTGACCTCAGCCAGCAGGGGTGGGCCTGGCTCTACCTGGGATTCGCGGCCCGGCGCCGCGGCGATGCCAACGAGGCGCAGGCGGCGGCCCGGCAGTCGCTGCCGCTGTTCGACGCCGCGGCGGACTGGGACGGCTACGCGCAGGCACTGTCGCTGCTGGCCGGCAGCCTCGCCCAGGCGGGCCGGCATCGGGACGCCCTCGAGCAGTACCGGCGGCTGGAGCTGATCCTGGCGGATCCACGCCGGGCACCGTCCCCGACGGTCAGCGGGGTGACCGCCGGGCACCTCCACCTGAATGTCGGCCAGAGCCTGCTGGCCCTGCGGCGGTGGGCACCGGCCGCCGCCAGCTTCCGGGTGGCGCTGCCGGTGCTGCAGCGTTCGGGGGTGCGGCAGAGCGAG
This genomic window contains:
- a CDS encoding helix-turn-helix domain-containing protein; the protein is MTEPNRFGLLLRRHRGEVGLTIEELSAASRVSVRAISDMERGRSRVPQRRTVEALVQALGLPDGAATALRESARAGRQATWPAPALAPPRIVADFTGRDRELRWLGDLVTLSAEPPDQQRPPVVAVVSGPAGLGKTALMLQAAARYARSFPDGVHFLDLRGLDDDPPRPGDLLLRLLTALGVEETRVPGDEDARSAQYRAVLRERRCLLLLDNAADETQVRPLLPGTGSTMTIVTSRRGLAGLEAVDRLALAALPRGEAVALLQRIIGPERSAAEPDTTLSGLAHACGNLPLALRIAGNRLLSRPDWSIEYLVRRLAGQDDRLDLLVAGDLQIAAPFMLSYRQLSAAAARTFRRLSLLPGPDAGLDLAAQAAGLSVRETEVALEELAELGLLQPATDGRYRFHDLIRLFARARLAAEETTAERRHAADRVVTWLLATAVAAGRWFEPEHAAERRSGPASAEEASRWIEQESLNWLGALRAASAAGRHAEVMAVADAMHWFSDRWTHWEHWLEVFQLSAASAEVLGDPRDQAVHLNYVSWAYTTCALRPDLAEAPAREALRLAGLAGDLSQQGWAWLYLGFAARRRGDANEAQAAARQSLPLFDAAADWDGYAQALSLLAGSLAQAGRHRDALEQYRRLELILADPRRAPSPTVSGVTAGHLHLNVGQSLLALRRWAPAAASFRVALPVLQRSGVRQSEARCRLGLGTALMRLGRAEEARGQLRRVVRIARRVGPVDLVDQALGRLAELDSTAGRRVS